A window of the Thermodesulfobacteriota bacterium genome harbors these coding sequences:
- a CDS encoding response regulator, with protein MAKILVVDDEPSIRDLLQRLLADAGHAVRTAADGEEALTFFQQEPADLVIVDLIMPRKDGLNTIVDILEASPNTGVIAISGGGQAIGAGRYLRLAQELGAVHVLSKPLDMLELFGAIDATLARRSSGKGLGDPGVHG; from the coding sequence ATGGCCAAAATTCTCGTGGTGGATGATGAGCCGTCGATCCGGGACCTGCTGCAGCGCCTCCTGGCAGACGCCGGTCATGCAGTCAGGACCGCAGCCGACGGCGAGGAGGCGTTGACCTTCTTCCAGCAGGAGCCGGCGGATCTGGTCATCGTCGACCTGATTATGCCCCGCAAGGATGGCCTCAACACCATCGTCGACATCCTGGAGGCGTCGCCCAACACCGGGGTGATCGCCATCTCCGGGGGCGGCCAGGCTATCGGCGCCGGCCGCTACCTGCGCCTGGCCCAGGAGCTGGGGGCCGTGCATGTGCTCTCGAAGCCCCTGGACATGCTGGAGCTGTTCGGGGCCATCGATGCCACCCTGGCCCGGCGGTCATCGGGGAAAGGCCTCGGGGATCCCGGCGTCCACGGGTAG